Proteins from a genomic interval of Stenotrophomonas sp. 24(2023):
- the rplM gene encoding 50S ribosomal protein L13 — translation MSTFTAKNETVQRDWYLVDASGKTLGRLATELARRLRGKHKPVYTPHVDTGDYLVVINAEKIAVTGKKLQDKMYHRFTGYIGNLKTESLAQALERHPERVIEIAVKGMLPKGPLGRQMYRKLKVYAGTEHPHAAQQPQVLDI, via the coding sequence ATGAGCACTTTCACCGCAAAGAACGAGACCGTCCAGCGCGACTGGTACCTCGTTGACGCCTCGGGCAAGACCCTGGGCCGTCTGGCCACCGAGCTGGCCCGCCGCCTGCGTGGCAAGCACAAGCCGGTCTACACCCCGCACGTCGATACCGGCGATTACCTGGTCGTCATCAATGCAGAAAAGATTGCCGTCACCGGCAAGAAGCTGCAGGACAAGATGTACCACCGCTTCACCGGCTACATCGGCAACCTGAAGACCGAATCCCTGGCCCAGGCGCTGGAGCGCCACCCGGAGCGCGTGATCGAGATCGCCGTCAAGGGCATGCTGCCGAAGGGTCCGCTGGGTCGCCAGATGTACCGCAAGCTCAAGGTCTACGCCGGCACTGAGCATCCGCACGCCGCACAGCAGCCGCAGGTTCTGGATATCTAA